One genomic segment of Chitinibacter sp. FCG-7 includes these proteins:
- a CDS encoding ABC transporter substrate-binding protein, with translation MKKHPVSLYCLPLAAALMAGSAFAQKTTVEFWTFNLSPFAPYFEESVKKFNAANPTLEAKWVDMNWDQIQPKLITAMAAGKAPALVNFNVPWTHEFARKGHLQAIDTLSNGSNRAVYLPVALDDLAVNNKVYGFPFYNSVSVIAYNKDLFSKAGIKAQPTTFNEFIAQARQIKEKTGVPAFSPKLATKSGDGGMVRWFMYLGLPVVQNGKAAFNTPEHVKVVESFADLYRSGVIPKDSFRLEYEQEVASYSSGKLAMMTTSSTALKRVEVDNKAMYQKTEVMPFPIAEGKMALGAWLMSYVIPKGYANTEAATKLGLFLTSDERQLAIARFTETMLPSSKKATEDSYFMAGKNSNEPIERARAAAAQSMKYARTPMLPPNALPDEATMMKLFNDQMQMAIEGRKPAQKALADAAADWNRRMAKK, from the coding sequence ATGAAAAAGCACCCTGTTTCTCTGTACTGCCTGCCTTTGGCTGCGGCCTTGATGGCTGGTAGCGCGTTTGCACAAAAAACCACGGTCGAATTTTGGACCTTCAATCTGTCACCGTTTGCGCCGTATTTTGAAGAGTCGGTCAAAAAATTCAATGCCGCCAATCCAACACTGGAAGCCAAATGGGTGGACATGAACTGGGATCAGATTCAGCCCAAGCTGATTACCGCCATGGCGGCGGGCAAAGCGCCTGCGCTGGTCAATTTCAACGTGCCTTGGACGCATGAATTCGCCCGCAAAGGCCATTTGCAAGCGATTGATACGCTGAGTAATGGCAGCAACCGTGCGGTGTATCTGCCTGTAGCCCTGGACGATCTGGCGGTAAACAATAAAGTTTATGGCTTTCCGTTTTACAACTCGGTGTCGGTGATTGCCTACAACAAGGATTTGTTCAGCAAGGCCGGCATCAAGGCGCAGCCGACGACATTCAATGAATTTATCGCCCAGGCTCGTCAAATCAAGGAAAAAACCGGTGTGCCAGCCTTTTCTCCCAAGCTGGCCACCAAAAGTGGCGATGGCGGTATGGTGCGCTGGTTTATGTATCTCGGCCTGCCCGTCGTGCAAAACGGTAAGGCCGCTTTCAATACGCCTGAGCATGTAAAAGTGGTCGAATCCTTTGCTGATCTGTACCGCAGTGGCGTGATTCCAAAAGACAGCTTCCGGCTGGAATACGAGCAGGAAGTGGCGTCGTACTCATCTGGCAAGCTGGCCATGATGACCACATCATCCACTGCGCTAAAACGCGTTGAAGTGGATAACAAGGCCATGTACCAGAAAACCGAGGTGATGCCGTTCCCTATTGCCGAGGGCAAAATGGCCTTGGGTGCCTGGCTGATGAGCTATGTGATTCCAAAAGGCTACGCCAATACCGAAGCGGCGACCAAGCTGGGCTTGTTCCTGACCAGTGATGAGCGCCAGCTGGCAATTGCCCGCTTTACCGAAACCATGCTGCCATCGTCGAAAAAAGCCACCGAAGATTCATATTTCATGGCCGGCAAAAACAGCAACGAGCCGATTGAGCGTGCCCGCGCTGCGGCAGCGCAATCGATGAAATACGCGCGTACGCCGATGCTGCCACCCAATGCACTGCCCGACGAAGCCACCATGATGAAGCTGTTTAACGATCAAATGCAGATGGCGATCGAAGGGCGCAAACCAGCGCAAAAAGCGCTGGCCGATGCCGCTGCTGATTGGAATCGCCGGATGGCCAAAAAATAA
- a CDS encoding carbohydrate ABC transporter permease — translation MKPRHTYILVAYLFLGPALILLALFTFLPVGFNTYLAFHEYNISDGSATWLGLENFEYIYHEELFHSALKNSLIYLLIVPIVQIMALVSAKLVNNQLPGMTLVRATIYIPVITAISIAGVVWGFVYKYDGMLNGFFSWLGQHTWLLEAGELIEIDWLGDPDIALYATMAFTCWKGVGYYMVLYLAGLQAIPREVEEAAELDGANAWQRFWKITVPMVKPTILLCTLLSTIAALKAFQEVIVLSKGQADTYTALYYVYDQAFKNFVFGRSAAAGLVVTFFCVLLAIAQFRMFREKD, via the coding sequence ATGAAACCCCGTCATACCTATATTCTCGTGGCCTATCTTTTTCTGGGCCCGGCATTAATCCTGTTGGCTCTGTTTACTTTTCTGCCGGTTGGTTTTAATACCTATCTTGCATTTCATGAATACAATATTTCCGATGGTTCGGCCACCTGGCTGGGGCTGGAGAATTTTGAATACATTTATCATGAAGAGCTATTTCATAGTGCACTGAAAAACTCGCTGATTTATTTGCTGATTGTGCCCATTGTGCAAATCATGGCGCTGGTGAGCGCCAAGCTGGTTAATAATCAGCTGCCCGGTATGACGCTGGTGCGGGCCACCATTTATATCCCGGTGATTACCGCCATTTCAATTGCCGGCGTGGTGTGGGGCTTTGTTTATAAATACGACGGCATGCTCAATGGATTTTTTAGCTGGCTGGGGCAGCACACCTGGTTGCTTGAAGCGGGCGAGTTGATCGAAATCGACTGGCTGGGGGATCCGGATATTGCCCTGTATGCCACCATGGCCTTTACCTGCTGGAAAGGCGTTGGCTATTACATGGTGCTGTATCTGGCTGGCCTGCAGGCTATTCCGCGCGAAGTGGAGGAGGCCGCCGAGCTTGATGGTGCCAATGCCTGGCAGCGTTTCTGGAAAATCACCGTCCCCATGGTCAAGCCGACCATTTTGCTGTGCACGCTGCTATCGACCATTGCAGCCTTAAAAGCTTTTCAGGAGGTGATCGTACTCTCCAAAGGGCAGGCCGATACCTATACCGCGCTGTATTACGTTTACGATCAGGCATTTAAAAATTTTGTCTTTGGCCGCTCGGCAGCGGCTGGGCTGGTGGTGACTTTCTTTTGCGTTTTATTGGCGATTGCGCAATTCAGAATGTTCCGGGAAAAAGATTAG